The Elusimicrobiota bacterium sequence GAACTGGCCGCGGCGCTTTTGCACCGGCCGAAATTGCTGCTGCTTGATGAGCCGACGTTGGGCTTGGATGTCGTGATGCAGAATAAAATCAGGGGATTTCTCCAAGAGTACAATCAACGCCGAGGGGCGACCATTTTGCTCACCAGCCACAACATGGAAGACATCGCCCAGCTTTGCCGCCGCGTTTTGATCATCGATCAGGGGCGGCTGTTGTACGATGGTCCGCTGAAGAAACTTGTTGATCAGTACGCCCCAACCAAAAAAATACGCGTTGATTTTGCGCAAGCGCCCGCTCCGGGGTCCCTTCAGGATTCCGGGTTGACGGCCATCAACGGCTCCGGGCTTGCCGCTGAAGTTAACGTCGCCCGGGAACGGGTTTCGGCTTCGGCGGCGGAGCTCTTGGAACGTTCGGGTAAAACCCTGCCCGCGATTTCAGACATTACGATCGAAGAGCCGGCGGTGGAAGATGTGATCCGGACGATTTTCGCGGGAGCTAAGCCCGCTGCCAAAGAGGGTTGATGGCCTCTTGGATTTTTTCGGCCATGGCCCGGTCGATGAGCATGAAATCCATGTATTGCCCGACCGGCAGGTATTTGGCGATGGGCGTGGCCATGGACTCCAACCAACGAGCTAAGTCGTTTTCATCGCCCTGAGCCTCTACGCCCAGAACCAGGTGGGGATCACCGCCTTCATAAGTGGCTTGAAAAAGATAAGCGGCGCGCGCGGCCGGCTGGCAATCCAGGCTTAGGCGCAAAAAACGCTCCAGCTGCGGAGCGACGCCGCCGGGCGGCTCCTCGATATTGACGGAAATTTCTCGCGAGGCTTCGGCCGTGATGGTCCCGTTGGTTTCTTTGACCGCGGAAAATCCTTGAATCAGCAGTTGAATTTCGGCGCGGGTTAAAAAACCGCGCGGATCGGGCCCGGCCATATTGATGAGAATAATCTCGACGCCGGCCTCATCGGCGAGCGCCGCAATTTCACGGCCGGAGGCGGCGATGCAGGTGACCTCTTCTTTCCATTGAATCGCCGCTTCGCGCGAGGTGAAGACGGCCAGCGCCGCTTGGCCCTGGGAGTTTTTCAAAATTTCAATTTGATGATCCTGGTCTTGGGGATTTTCCGGAGGCGTGCCGGGGACGAACAGGGAGCTTTTTAGAAAGCTTTGGTAGAGAGCCTGCCGGGTTTTTTTGTTGTCGGATTCGGCCAAATCAGCCAAGGCCTTCTCAAGCGCCGAATTTTTTAACGGATGAATTTCCCTGCTCATGCTTTTACAGTGTAGAGCCTTGAATGAAAAAAAGCCATAGCGAATTTGAAAATGAAAATTCGTTCTAAACGGCGGTCGTTTGAGGATGATCGCAGGAGCGATCTTCGGGGACGTCGGCAGGCGATGATTCTTTGATGAGCTCTAAAATTTTGGAACCGGCCAGTTTCGCC is a genomic window containing:
- a CDS encoding ATP-binding cassette domain-containing protein; protein product: MNPDSSAVVVNGLSKTFKIPKRNPGFMGALAALIRRHYTMVEAVRDLSFTIPGGGLVGFLGPNGAGKTTTLKMISGLLHPDAGLVRTLGFVPRERPYEFLRQITLVIGNRSQLWWELPIEESLLLNKEIYELSDDFYKESLGELVELLELSELLNVPAKKLSLGQRMKAELAAALLHRPKLLLLDEPTLGLDVVMQNKIRGFLQEYNQRRGATILLTSHNMEDIAQLCRRVLIIDQGRLLYDGPLKKLVDQYAPTKKIRVDFAQAPAPGSLQDSGLTAINGSGLAAEVNVARERVSASAAELLERSGKTLPAISDITIEEPAVEDVIRTIFAGAKPAAKEG
- a CDS encoding enhanced serine sensitivity protein SseB C-terminal domain-containing protein, producing the protein MSREIHPLKNSALEKALADLAESDNKKTRQALYQSFLKSSLFVPGTPPENPQDQDHQIEILKNSQGQAALAVFTSREAAIQWKEEVTCIAASGREIAALADEAGVEIILINMAGPDPRGFLTRAEIQLLIQGFSAVKETNGTITAEASREISVNIEEPPGGVAPQLERFLRLSLDCQPAARAAYLFQATYEGGDPHLVLGVEAQGDENDLARWLESMATPIAKYLPVGQYMDFMLIDRAMAEKIQEAINPLWQRA